The following proteins are encoded in a genomic region of Glycine max cultivar Williams 82 chromosome 18, Glycine_max_v4.0, whole genome shotgun sequence:
- the LOC100527644 gene encoding Putative lipid-transfer protein DIR1-like precursor (The RefSeq protein has 1 substitution compared to this genomic sequence), which yields MAQSSGKTLVQWLVAALLIALLGGAQAVAICNIDSSQLSLCRAAVTGQNPPPPDEKCCAVIRQANLRCLCSYKSILPSFGINPKNALALPGKCGLQSPPNC from the coding sequence ATGGCCCAGTCTAGTGGCAAAACTTTGGTGCAGTGGTTGGTAGCAGCATTGCTCATTGCCTTGTTGGGTGGTGCACAAGCTGTTGCAATATGTAACATAGACTCAAGTCAATTAAACTTGTGTCGTGCTGCAGTTACTGGTCAAAACCCTCCACCACCGGATGAGAAATGTTGTGCAGTTATTCGCCAAGCCAATTTGCGTTGCCTCTGCAGTTACAAGTCTATCCTACCTTCATTCGGAATAAACCCCAAAAATGCTTTGGCCTTGCCTGGTAAATGTGGTCTGCAATCACCTCCTAATTGTTGA
- the LOC100803410 gene encoding copper transporter 6: MFSTATADGVPTPYNSTVATMLGRRRIPIHTTFYWGHKVDILFRCWPGDSAAMYAVALLLVFFMAVLVEWLSFTNIVKLKPGGSNDVVGGLLKTGLYGVRSGLSYMVMLAVMSFNGGVFVVAICGHVIGFLIFGTRAIRKKSDGLDSSKP, from the coding sequence ATGTTTTCAACGGCTACTGCAGACGGTGTTCCGACGCCGTACAATTCTACGGTGGCGACGATGCTGGGGCGGCGGCGGATTCCGATACACACGACGTTCTACTGGGGGCACAAGGTGGACATACTGTTCCGGTGCTGGCCCGGGGACAGCGCCGCCATGTACGCGGTGGCGCTGCTCCTCGTGTTCTTCATGGCGGTGCTGGTGGAGTGGCTCTCGTTCACCAACATAGTGAAGCTCAAGCCCGGGGGCTCAAACGACGTCGTTGGGGGGCTCCTCAAGACGGGGCTATACGGCGTGCGTTCCGGGCTCTCTTATATGGTGATGCTGGCCGTCATGTCGTTTAATGGGGGTGTGTTTGTCGTTGCAATTTGCGGCCACGTCATCGGGTTCTTGATTTTCGGGACGCGGGCTATAAGGAAGAAATCGGATGGGTTGGACTCATCGAAACCGTAG